The following proteins are encoded in a genomic region of Paenibacillus sp. FSL R7-0273:
- a CDS encoding WXG100 family type VII secretion target has protein sequence MADKVTVSYQGLAQQADSIKRQKQEYDALMKKIVTTATTLNSIWEDAAAKEFEEKVKGMQKTFDAFGQALDNIGIHMKNVSTSYQELSQNIKTAQNKSF, from the coding sequence ATGGCAGACAAAGTTACAGTCAGCTACCAGGGATTGGCACAGCAAGCAGATAGTATCAAGCGGCAAAAACAGGAATACGATGCGCTAATGAAAAAAATAGTGACGACGGCTACGACGCTGAATAGTATCTGGGAGGATGCAGCCGCAAAAGAGTTTGAGGAAAAGGTTAAAGGCATGCAAAAAACCTTTGACGCTTTTGGTCAAGCGCTGGATAACATTGGTATCCACATGAAAAATGTCTCGACTAGCTATCAGGAACTTTCCCAAAATATTAAAACGGCCCAGAACAAAAGCTTCTAA
- a CDS encoding polymorphic toxin type 28 domain-containing protein, whose protein sequence is MATTKLMFNVDEVERLRTKIGMISQDTNRLYLQFKGKASDWNGIPLGSNLHQAQVLINELTSGAEKLEDLIRSAVQGVQGVQAENKRQADQLSQQLGVLAGLFGSTGNRGSFGPLAIPALAQKAVTSFIHTVSILNGRDELSSNPAVQKLREIVKQSGLASIEGLSAQVKLKEIYEAREQIAKAQTAYEVYQTFGNQAQMAAAHQQAEEARRKLESMGISAMQYEAGKDLTGYFRQAAIKACDYDPSVKDKRVPLPEKEEYAFLLRMAMEPGIQGEWAKQQLALVKPEATLGPVDPYNSVSEADILNRNDPEAIGRLKETYWFTLAPEEQDRRYEELKAYYEKQEKEAADKNRLTGSGVGNQTLANMLVGGSNMIVNAIDTASFGIARTVTDWIAGPKPEGYVSPLDDPYGKQAGQVAGGFISIGLPWKYLGNAVKATGLVGKFSPTVYKSMVSGAISGTIGEAFDAVNDYRDDGKQSLGERLISVGINTVIAGAGDVFITSVSKGLAGVKKIVSGSIEEVRVKEVEGTAKAKAEMEGKAKELEGGAVEGTGNGGRIFSSVDDLSDIAKSKITTSQRATLNQQERTYSHLTEMDLKGAQRDLVGDPVPKPGGDYYDHAQEVSDAYRGLVDLNRSWEGMLKNPNLDNELRQLYTSKLNEVNATMKKIEDMFAPNGGVYPPK, encoded by the coding sequence ATGGCGACAACGAAACTAATGTTTAATGTCGATGAAGTAGAGCGCCTGCGGACGAAAATTGGCATGATCAGCCAGGACACGAACCGGCTATACCTGCAGTTCAAGGGAAAGGCTTCGGACTGGAACGGAATTCCGCTAGGATCAAACCTTCATCAAGCCCAGGTGCTCATTAACGAGCTAACCAGCGGAGCCGAAAAACTGGAGGATCTGATCCGCAGCGCCGTCCAAGGGGTTCAAGGTGTACAAGCGGAGAACAAGCGGCAGGCGGATCAGCTAAGCCAGCAGCTGGGTGTACTGGCAGGGTTATTCGGAAGCACAGGGAACCGTGGGTCATTCGGTCCACTTGCCATCCCGGCCTTGGCGCAGAAGGCCGTGACTAGCTTCATTCATACGGTTTCGATCCTGAATGGCCGGGATGAGCTGAGCAGCAATCCGGCGGTGCAAAAGCTGCGGGAGATCGTTAAGCAGTCGGGCCTGGCAAGCATTGAGGGACTGTCCGCGCAGGTCAAGCTGAAAGAGATCTATGAAGCGAGGGAGCAGATTGCCAAGGCACAGACAGCCTACGAGGTCTATCAGACGTTTGGGAATCAGGCTCAGATGGCGGCTGCACATCAGCAGGCAGAGGAAGCGCGCAGGAAGCTGGAATCGATGGGGATCAGCGCGATGCAATATGAGGCAGGGAAAGATCTTACAGGCTACTTCAGGCAGGCGGCAATCAAAGCCTGTGATTATGATCCGTCGGTCAAAGACAAAAGAGTGCCGCTGCCGGAGAAGGAAGAATATGCGTTTCTGCTACGGATGGCGATGGAACCGGGAATACAAGGAGAGTGGGCAAAGCAGCAGCTGGCGCTGGTCAAGCCGGAAGCGACGCTAGGTCCGGTGGACCCGTATAACAGCGTATCCGAAGCGGATATCCTGAACCGGAACGATCCGGAGGCAATTGGGCGGCTGAAGGAAACGTACTGGTTCACCTTGGCGCCGGAGGAGCAGGACCGGCGGTATGAAGAGCTCAAGGCATACTACGAGAAGCAGGAGAAGGAAGCAGCGGACAAAAACCGGTTGACGGGAAGCGGCGTAGGAAATCAGACACTGGCGAATATGCTGGTGGGCGGAAGCAATATGATCGTGAATGCGATCGATACAGCCTCGTTCGGAATAGCGAGGACGGTGACCGACTGGATCGCGGGTCCGAAGCCGGAAGGTTATGTCAGTCCACTGGATGATCCCTACGGGAAACAAGCGGGACAGGTGGCAGGGGGCTTTATTAGTATTGGTCTTCCATGGAAATATCTTGGTAATGCGGTGAAGGCGACGGGACTGGTAGGCAAATTCTCGCCGACCGTATACAAATCAATGGTTTCAGGAGCGATAAGTGGAACGATTGGAGAAGCGTTTGACGCTGTCAATGATTACCGGGATGATGGGAAGCAGAGCCTGGGTGAACGATTAATTTCAGTAGGCATCAACACCGTGATTGCAGGAGCGGGAGATGTGTTCATAACCTCCGTGAGCAAAGGTCTGGCCGGTGTAAAGAAAATCGTGAGCGGGTCCATTGAGGAAGTGAGGGTTAAAGAGGTTGAAGGTACGGCCAAAGCCAAGGCGGAGATGGAGGGGAAGGCGAAGGAGCTTGAGGGGGGTGCTGTTGAGGGGACGGGTAATGGTGGCAGGATATTCTCAAGTGTTGATGATTTATCTGATATTGCAAAATCAAAAATCACTACTAGTCAGAGGGCTACTTTGAATCAACAGGAAAGAACATACTCACATTTAACTGAAATGGATTTAAAAGGAGCACAGAGGGACTTAGTTGGTGACCCTGTTCCAAAACCAGGTGGAGATTATTATGATCATGCTCAAGAAGTTTCTGACGCATATCGTGGTTTAGTTGATTTGAACCGAAGTTGGGAAGGGATGCTCAAAAATCCTAATTTAGATAATGAACTTCGACAACTTTACACATCTAAGTTGAATGAGGTAAACGCTACAATGAAAAAAATTGAAGATATGTTTGCCCCCAATGGCGGAGTGTATCCACCTAAATAA
- a CDS encoding contact-dependent growth inhibition system immunity protein has translation MINRKMTLKEFLTNEEYESVMQNATQYSDMSLPVWHLEITGKCLYELSNFDLIRCIRQDVFKDLATFEIIERIDEQNTPFYADIDSMELMEKLSSISSEMLSAHKSKLDRMIENLEKNNLIDLADVWMFDEQKETYQGYINIIQNKIK, from the coding sequence ATGATAAATAGAAAAATGACATTAAAAGAGTTTTTGACTAATGAAGAATACGAAAGTGTAATGCAAAATGCAACTCAGTATTCTGATATGTCACTACCTGTATGGCACTTAGAAATTACAGGGAAATGTCTATATGAGTTATCAAACTTTGATTTGATTCGTTGTATTAGGCAAGATGTTTTCAAGGATTTAGCAACGTTTGAAATTATTGAAAGGATTGATGAACAGAACACACCTTTTTATGCTGATATTGATTCAATGGAATTGATGGAAAAATTATCATCAATCAGTTCGGAAATGCTCTCAGCACATAAGAGTAAATTAGATAGAATGATTGAAAATCTTGAAAAGAATAACTTAATAGATTTAGCAGATGTTTGGATGTTCGATGAACAGAAGGAAACGTATCAAGGCTATATCAATATAATACAAAATAAAATTAAATGA
- a CDS encoding helix-turn-helix domain-containing protein translates to MPIKVRLQDILDKKDMPQRELARLTGLRPSTINHLCSERVDRVYLETLELICKKLEISIDELIEIT, encoded by the coding sequence ATGCCTATCAAAGTTCGGCTTCAAGATATCCTAGACAAGAAAGATATGCCTCAACGTGAACTAGCACGCTTAACGGGATTGCGACCTAGCACAATCAATCATCTCTGCTCAGAACGAGTTGATAGAGTGTACCTTGAAACATTGGAACTTATATGCAAGAAACTTGAAATAAGCATCGATGAATTGATTGAAATAACGTAG
- a CDS encoding recombinase family protein, with protein sequence MNVIGYIRVSTQGQAKDGYSLAYQQDEIRSYCQEQGWNLINIYSDEGISGAKVNEDALEVDRIGFQSMLSALSTQSIDAVIVLNTSRLWRSDIVKVLVHREFKKHGVDVQSIEQPTYSIHKKDPNDFLINGLMELLDQYQRLEIALKLGRGRNQKAQEGGYAGGRATFGYKAKKGQKCIQIDEKQAQIVRRVFELKEQHPTWTLTRIAESLNEQGFTTGQGNLFTKVQVKRILDKRDFYSGTYRYGDIEAIGLHEAIL encoded by the coding sequence ATGAATGTCATCGGTTATATCAGAGTTTCGACACAAGGACAAGCGAAGGATGGCTATAGTTTAGCGTACCAACAGGATGAAATTCGCTCTTATTGTCAGGAGCAAGGATGGAATCTGATAAACATATACAGCGATGAAGGTATCAGTGGGGCGAAGGTTAATGAAGATGCTCTTGAAGTGGATAGAATTGGATTTCAGAGCATGTTATCTGCCCTATCCACTCAATCCATTGATGCAGTTATTGTCCTCAATACGAGCCGTTTATGGCGGTCTGATATCGTGAAAGTGTTGGTGCATCGAGAGTTTAAGAAACATGGGGTGGACGTTCAGAGCATTGAACAACCGACCTACAGCATTCATAAGAAAGACCCGAACGACTTCCTGATTAATGGGTTGATGGAATTGCTTGACCAGTACCAACGATTGGAGATTGCGTTGAAACTAGGCAGAGGTCGTAACCAGAAAGCCCAAGAGGGTGGCTATGCAGGTGGAAGAGCAACATTTGGCTACAAGGCAAAGAAAGGTCAGAAGTGCATCCAAATAGATGAGAAGCAAGCACAAATTGTCCGTAGAGTGTTTGAATTAAAAGAACAGCATCCAACATGGACTTTGACTCGAATAGCAGAATCATTGAATGAACAAGGCTTTACAACTGGGCAAGGCAATTTATTTACGAAAGTACAAGTGAAACGAATCTTAGACAAACGAGATTTTTATAGCGGCACATACCGCTATGGAGATATAGAAGCCATTGGCTTACATGAAGCCATACTGTGA
- a CDS encoding S-layer homology domain-containing protein — MNTYRKKLNKKAGLLFLLFSLSLTASSNPGAEAAAAGFKDVPAAHWAKSGIDAAVNKGYVEGYPGGLFMPDASVTRAEFIKMIVTATGQPVEATEGKWFESYVGAAQQAGLYAAGDFANSELEWNRKITRREMARIVARAAGLETKEDNKWMYLAAKTGLISGLGAGKLGEQEHTTRAQSVAAVERVLTVNSGGKLKVDKICCQQRGIGLA, encoded by the coding sequence TTGAATACATATCGGAAGAAACTGAATAAAAAGGCCGGCTTGTTGTTCTTATTGTTTTCTTTAAGCCTGACAGCCTCATCCAATCCTGGCGCCGAAGCGGCAGCTGCCGGATTTAAAGATGTTCCCGCTGCTCATTGGGCGAAATCAGGAATTGATGCTGCAGTAAATAAAGGTTATGTGGAGGGGTACCCAGGCGGGTTATTCATGCCGGATGCCAGTGTAACACGGGCCGAATTTATTAAAATGATTGTGACCGCAACCGGGCAGCCGGTAGAAGCGACTGAAGGAAAGTGGTTCGAAAGCTATGTAGGTGCTGCGCAGCAGGCGGGCCTGTATGCCGCAGGTGATTTTGCCAATTCGGAGCTGGAATGGAACCGGAAAATTACCCGCCGGGAGATGGCGCGTATCGTTGCCCGGGCCGCAGGACTTGAAACAAAAGAAGACAATAAATGGATGTATTTGGCTGCAAAAACGGGCTTGATCTCCGGATTGGGTGCAGGCAAGCTTGGCGAACAGGAACATACCACAAGAGCCCAATCTGTAGCTGCCGTAGAGCGTGTTCTGACTGTAAACAGCGGAGGCAAGCTCAAGGTAGATAAAATATGCTGTCAGCAGCGCGGAATTGGCTTGGCATAA
- a CDS encoding DUF5704 domain-containing protein: MNIASNGSSATMYYFALYKFDIKSFTYRYPNVYEVYVKNGTTTSPTPTPASTPGNSTVLCTNPVPGQTVSGEFLQPGAAAEIRADQRGNEQFDVLQGIPSSESLYGHASTNSYLYQNKFVEMKGTCTYNIKINKTYNLKWDPTKPAPTGGGSLPDPQSKPKPVEYPYSITRPYSYWTVNTLEVYALARALLVNDALPGGQLVIEPSGYTAPDFSTEIKGKYLPPQAPASITVPSTDVQGGTSQPEPPDELEIFRSKAEEAAKKIQVQNDSFVFLGQTIMNGSEVTETGPAPGTIPNPLPVGDNVLYRPGNTIEPMHSNALNLPSTGEISYAPMNGNINGGSQENVYPINGINPVTVHTPVVNYSLLPDDNRPFDQRMVPDYTRTVLILDRPFTVHFTESGQHLNIPGYGNRNYAKYTQNKRIQFPFGVFQEGQYYPENTWINIPVGTPSMTFTLPTWVNEGDYIIHTQSWAINAPSDAADLCEKNLNGNLANYCASESFNVGGVGRLFDFRIWDIGDFRFEQVFRTGTGNLGHSTAMYYTGGNDENGTPTALSGQTQWHLPVRKGSHPTEQLTVPHNGYSFLFDFRTIGNLWQPGEGIRIEPSFYFIPKTGGTAAPVDLYYDISGSNNKMIGVGSQKDKLSYTRTYRLADGLRNIADGELSTAASYEYNYILTEAERNKTPWLKFYEQYKKRKTKLAAGYNLEILPYTSRTLVGPTAIPNGVNPIAAVRSVQHWYGEYNLPIAPYILPKGTDIVALANHYGGVLDGHEQEFITGGYILVKFEIYTVKNSDAGTRILGYKAPIANMWAIEGQMTGDTDEMGQTFSFSSGDIILFESDFSVRNDYLGQGK, encoded by the coding sequence GTGAACATCGCATCGAACGGTTCTTCAGCTACCATGTACTACTTTGCCCTTTATAAATTTGATATCAAGTCCTTTACTTACCGTTATCCCAATGTTTATGAGGTGTATGTCAAAAATGGAACAACTACTTCCCCGACACCGACACCAGCTTCCACACCCGGGAACTCGACAGTACTATGTACAAACCCTGTCCCGGGACAAACCGTTTCCGGTGAGTTCCTTCAACCCGGTGCGGCTGCTGAAATCCGGGCGGATCAGCGTGGTAACGAGCAGTTCGATGTGCTCCAGGGGATTCCAAGCTCTGAAAGCTTATATGGTCATGCCTCTACCAATAGTTATCTGTATCAGAATAAGTTTGTAGAGATGAAGGGCACCTGCACATATAACATTAAAATTAATAAAACCTATAACCTGAAATGGGATCCAACCAAACCGGCTCCTACCGGGGGCGGGAGCCTTCCTGACCCTCAGAGCAAACCGAAGCCGGTGGAATATCCTTACAGTATAACCCGGCCTTATTCGTATTGGACTGTGAATACGCTTGAGGTTTATGCACTTGCCAGAGCGTTATTGGTGAATGATGCACTGCCCGGAGGACAATTAGTCATCGAGCCGAGCGGATATACAGCTCCGGATTTCTCTACGGAGATTAAGGGCAAATATTTGCCTCCTCAAGCTCCGGCTTCAATCACGGTTCCGTCCACTGATGTGCAGGGAGGAACAAGCCAGCCGGAACCTCCCGATGAATTGGAAATCTTCCGGTCCAAGGCTGAGGAAGCCGCCAAGAAGATCCAAGTGCAAAATGACAGCTTTGTTTTCCTTGGACAGACCATCATGAATGGAAGTGAAGTGACGGAGACAGGCCCGGCTCCGGGGACTATTCCTAATCCGCTGCCCGTTGGCGACAACGTGCTATACCGTCCGGGAAATACAATTGAACCCATGCATTCGAACGCGCTGAATCTGCCCAGCACCGGCGAGATTTCCTATGCGCCGATGAACGGGAATATCAATGGCGGTTCACAGGAAAACGTGTATCCGATTAATGGTATTAACCCTGTCACGGTACACACACCAGTCGTCAACTATTCCCTACTTCCGGACGACAACCGTCCGTTTGACCAGCGGATGGTACCCGATTATACCCGGACGGTGCTGATTCTGGACCGGCCCTTCACGGTCCACTTTACGGAGAGCGGGCAGCATCTGAACATCCCCGGTTACGGGAACCGTAATTATGCCAAGTATACACAGAATAAACGGATCCAGTTTCCGTTCGGTGTGTTTCAAGAGGGGCAGTATTATCCGGAGAATACGTGGATTAATATTCCTGTCGGGACACCGTCTATGACCTTCACCCTGCCGACCTGGGTTAACGAAGGTGACTATATCATTCATACACAATCCTGGGCAATTAATGCCCCATCCGATGCTGCGGATCTATGTGAGAAAAATCTGAACGGGAATCTGGCGAATTACTGTGCCTCGGAGAGCTTCAATGTCGGGGGGGTCGGCCGGCTGTTCGATTTTCGGATCTGGGACATTGGGGATTTCCGGTTTGAACAGGTGTTTCGTACAGGCACGGGCAACCTCGGCCATAGTACAGCGATGTATTATACGGGCGGCAATGATGAGAACGGCACACCGACAGCTCTAAGCGGACAAACACAGTGGCATCTCCCGGTCCGTAAAGGTTCACATCCTACAGAACAATTGACCGTTCCGCATAACGGCTACTCGTTTCTGTTTGATTTTCGTACGATCGGGAATCTGTGGCAGCCGGGAGAGGGGATCCGGATCGAGCCGAGCTTCTATTTTATTCCGAAGACCGGAGGGACTGCGGCGCCCGTTGACCTGTACTATGACATCTCTGGTTCGAACAATAAAATGATCGGCGTGGGCTCCCAAAAGGACAAGCTAAGCTACACCCGTACTTACCGCCTGGCGGACGGTCTGCGGAATATAGCGGACGGCGAGTTGTCTACAGCAGCCAGCTATGAGTATAACTACATCCTGACTGAGGCGGAGCGGAATAAAACCCCTTGGCTGAAGTTCTATGAGCAGTATAAAAAGCGTAAAACCAAGCTTGCAGCAGGCTATAACCTGGAAATTTTGCCCTATACATCGCGGACCTTAGTGGGCCCAACGGCTATCCCGAATGGCGTAAACCCTATTGCCGCGGTACGCAGCGTGCAGCACTGGTACGGGGAATATAACCTGCCGATTGCTCCTTACATCCTGCCCAAAGGAACAGATATTGTGGCGCTGGCGAATCATTACGGTGGGGTTCTTGACGGGCATGAACAGGAATTCATAACCGGCGGCTACATCCTGGTGAAGTTCGAGATCTATACCGTCAAAAATAGCGATGCGGGCACGCGGATTCTGGGCTATAAGGCCCCGATTGCCAACATGTGGGCGATAGAAGGGCAGATGACGGGGGACACGGATGAGATGGGACAAACGTTCTCTTTTTCCTCGGGAGATATTATCTTGTTTGAATCCGACTTTTCTGTACGGAATGACTATCTGGGACAGGGAAAATAA
- a CDS encoding WXG100 family type VII secretion target produces the protein MADKVTVSYQGLAQQADSIKRQKQEYDALMKKIVTTATTLNSIWEDAAAKEFEEKVKGMQKTFESFGQALDNIGIHMKNVSESYQELSKNIKTAQNKSF, from the coding sequence ATGGCAGACAAAGTTACAGTCAGTTATCAAGGGTTGGCACAACAGGCAGATAGTATTAAGCGGCAAAAACAGGAATACGATGCGCTAATGAAAAAGATAGTGACGACGGCTACGACGCTGAATAGTATCTGGGAGGATGCAGCCGCTAAAGAGTTTGAGGAGAAGGTGAAAGGCATGCAAAAAACCTTTGAATCGTTTGGTCAAGCGTTGGATAACATTGGTATCCACATGAAAAATGTCTCGGAGAGTTATCAGGAGCTATCCAAAAATATTAAAACGGCCCAGAACAAAAGCTTCTAA
- a CDS encoding HNH endonuclease yields the protein MDGLGDGKAGKIEGTGKIDNTPPAFRQTEFASSYEARFSQTPAPENPKVGFEGTRGESKCTLKPPPDPDLQIVLDEAGIDGIQYKNAVPDFSPVAKAQVEIEYMLGGKGTYGGKARRENFIQSDSKLAEQLNNSPELARQFGMESGKISARDIKIYREKNNLTWHELNDVKTMQLVPTNMNSTFGHLGGVGEINAGAFEPGGFAK from the coding sequence ATGGATGGACTGGGGGATGGGAAGGCGGGGAAGATTGAGGGGACGGGTAAGATTGACAATACTCCGCCTGCTTTCAGGCAAACTGAGTTTGCCAGTTCTTATGAAGCAAGATTTAGTCAGACACCTGCACCTGAAAATCCAAAAGTTGGTTTTGAAGGAACTAGGGGCGAATCTAAGTGTACTCTTAAGCCGCCACCTGATCCTGATCTACAAATAGTATTAGATGAGGCTGGCATTGATGGTATACAATATAAAAATGCTGTACCAGACTTTTCACCTGTAGCAAAAGCACAAGTAGAAATCGAATATATGCTAGGCGGAAAAGGAACTTATGGAGGAAAAGCACGAAGGGAAAATTTCATTCAATCAGATTCAAAATTGGCTGAGCAACTCAATAATTCTCCTGAATTAGCACGCCAATTCGGAATGGAGTCTGGTAAAATTAGTGCAAGGGATATAAAGATTTATCGTGAAAAAAACAACTTAACATGGCATGAATTAAATGACGTAAAAACAATGCAACTAGTGCCAACAAATATGAACAGCACGTTTGGACATCTTGGCGGTGTAGGAGAGATTAATGCAGGGGCATTTGAACCTGGAGGTTTTGCCAAATAA
- a CDS encoding DUF6985 domain-containing protein, which yields MKKNDLIFGDLEYNYSWSKDTTILFFGRETDITLMIDGEEDGEFDEEQYAAYQALMKSWEQLHGSFLEPILNYYRQKRYELGYDIAQNGNYPLVETSDQILEMIALEGIVVPYGDIREGRDIGLLFNCTWDQENGLGLRLLNEEVVDVGYQDIVI from the coding sequence ATGAAAAAAAATGATCTAATCTTTGGTGATCTTGAGTATAACTATAGCTGGTCTAAGGATACTACTATTCTTTTTTTCGGAAGAGAAACTGATATTACATTAATGATTGATGGCGAAGAAGATGGGGAATTTGATGAAGAACAGTACGCGGCATACCAAGCGTTAATGAAGAGTTGGGAACAATTACATGGGAGTTTTCTTGAACCAATTTTAAATTATTATCGACAAAAGCGATATGAATTAGGTTACGATATCGCTCAGAATGGAAATTATCCTTTAGTCGAAACAAGTGACCAAATTCTTGAAATGATTGCTCTAGAGGGAATTGTGGTCCCATATGGAGATATAAGAGAAGGTCGAGATATTGGATTGCTTTTTAATTGCACATGGGACCAGGAAAATGGATTGGGACTTCGTTTATTGAATGAAGAGGTGGTTGATGTAGGATACCAGGATATTGTAATTTAG
- a CDS encoding pentapeptide repeat-containing protein, with product MEGNLNRKFDLHKKWVETIGKEGEMLKLDEVDLRSFDLSGILLEQAYLIECIFDHLRLENIDFHTSLLASSTFKNAYLDKCDFYKSDLRYTDFSNCVIKNSRFSKGDCWEAIFRNAYLLDCNLINVSFYLTDFSWARLENIDISVATFEETLLGGVTLKNIKGIEEAHIKSINIGTLEKPILLKSDEAKKWMLEKCEVSG from the coding sequence ATGGAAGGAAATCTAAATAGGAAGTTTGATTTGCATAAAAAGTGGGTTGAGACAATTGGTAAAGAAGGCGAAATGTTGAAGTTAGATGAAGTGGATTTAAGAAGTTTTGATTTATCCGGTATATTGCTTGAACAAGCTTATTTAATAGAGTGTATTTTTGATCATCTCAGACTGGAAAATATTGATTTTCACACATCATTGTTAGCGTCGTCAACATTTAAAAATGCATATTTAGATAAATGTGATTTTTATAAATCAGATCTTAGATATACGGATTTTTCCAACTGTGTCATTAAAAACAGTAGATTTAGTAAAGGTGATTGTTGGGAAGCAATATTTAGAAATGCATATTTACTAGATTGTAATTTGATTAATGTATCGTTTTACTTAACGGATTTTAGTTGGGCAAGACTAGAAAATATAGATATAAGTGTAGCGACATTTGAAGAAACATTATTAGGCGGAGTGACTTTGAAAAATATTAAAGGTATAGAAGAAGCTCATATTAAAAGTATTAATATTGGTACGTTGGAGAAACCGATTTTGTTGAAATCAGATGAAGCAAAGAAATGGATGTTAGAAAAATGTGAAGTAAGTGGTTAA
- a CDS encoding HNH endonuclease gives MEDGKTMVLVEKDIHDEFKHMGGQSIVNGTGGD, from the coding sequence ATGGAGGATGGAAAGACAATGGTACTGGTTGAAAAAGATATTCACGACGAATTTAAGCACATGGGCGGACAGTCCATTGTAAATGGAACAGGAGGAGATTAA
- a CDS encoding SMI1/KNR4 family protein, which translates to MQANSEVLTESRLQDFERMNGVQLPQQYREFLLKYNGGYPKPYYFRISQEQGIGMVNIFYGIGEMYDNLEKRIDIFDDIIDIGFFPIADDSGGNQICLGLTEKYSGNVYFWIHDEDPEDMSNMYFIAKDFKEFLEKLYDETVE; encoded by the coding sequence ATGCAAGCGAATAGTGAAGTCTTAACAGAATCAAGACTTCAAGACTTTGAGAGAATGAATGGAGTTCAACTTCCCCAACAGTATCGAGAATTTTTATTGAAATACAATGGAGGTTATCCCAAACCATATTACTTTAGAATCTCACAAGAGCAAGGCATTGGGATGGTAAATATTTTCTATGGTATTGGTGAGATGTATGACAATTTAGAAAAGAGAATTGATATATTTGACGATATAATAGATATAGGTTTTTTTCCAATCGCAGATGATTCGGGTGGAAATCAAATTTGTTTAGGTCTTACTGAAAAGTATTCCGGCAATGTTTACTTTTGGATTCATGATGAAGACCCCGAAGATATGAGTAATATGTATTTCATTGCTAAGGATTTCAAAGAATTTTTAGAGAAACTGTATGACGAGACAGTAGAATAA
- a CDS encoding serine/threonine protein kinase, whose translation MAFEWLNGFVRAWKDYPLHEGSRIGGRYTIECLIGEGSYGLTYRCSDIENGRVYALKQSRPSKKTAGRVLLEKEYTILRSMEHPNIPRCRDYLEYKGSNWLVSDYITGKTLEDLIFDDQLIYGERESLAVIMKLAELVAHVHSRGYVHLDLRIPNVILQEDALYLIDFGLASRIGEERTAEAQVRLDPALLPEQLPPVVASDLHDMGRLMLFMLYSAYEPVRGEEERSWREELKLSPEMRLLLSRLLGEQAEPYPDIEAFAREAAALYEKLL comes from the coding sequence ATGGCATTTGAGTGGCTGAACGGGTTTGTTCGGGCCTGGAAGGATTACCCGCTTCACGAAGGGTCAAGGATTGGCGGGAGGTATACAATTGAGTGTTTGATCGGTGAAGGGAGCTATGGGCTAACCTACCGCTGTAGTGATATAGAGAACGGCAGGGTTTACGCGCTGAAGCAGTCCAGGCCGAGCAAAAAGACTGCCGGACGGGTGCTGCTGGAGAAGGAGTATACTATCCTGCGGTCAATGGAGCATCCGAATATCCCCCGGTGCCGGGACTATCTGGAGTATAAAGGATCGAACTGGCTGGTCAGTGATTATATTACGGGAAAAACGCTGGAGGATCTGATCTTTGATGATCAGCTCATCTACGGTGAACGGGAGAGCCTGGCTGTCATTATGAAGCTGGCGGAGCTGGTGGCCCATGTTCATTCCCGCGGCTATGTGCACCTGGATCTGCGGATTCCGAATGTGATCCTGCAGGAGGATGCTTTGTATCTGATTGACTTTGGACTGGCTAGCAGAATCGGAGAAGAAAGAACGGCAGAAGCGCAGGTACGCCTTGATCCGGCACTGCTGCCTGAGCAGCTGCCGCCGGTGGTCGCCTCGGATCTGCATGACATGGGCCGGCTGATGCTGTTTATGCTGTATTCTGCCTATGAGCCGGTAAGGGGTGAAGAGGAGCGGAGCTGGAGGGAGGAGTTGAAGCTCTCACCTGAAATGCGGCTGCTGCTCAGCCGGCTGCTGGGTGAGCAGGCTGAGCCATATCCTGACATAGAGGCCTTTGCCCGTGAGGCTGCAGCACTGTATGAGAAGCTGCTGTAG